One Nitrospira sp. DNA segment encodes these proteins:
- the rplC gene encoding 50S ribosomal protein L3 translates to MTNGLIGKKLGMTQVFDESRLTPVTVIAAGPCRVVTVRTKERDRYEAVQLSFGEVKEGRLSKPEFGHLKKNQAPASRVLREFQKDGEPTVGQVVTVGMFKKGDWVDVIGISKGKGYQGVVKRHHYAGGPESHGSMFHRAPGSIGASSFPSRVWKGKTLPGHMGSERVTVQRLKVIESRSEENLLFVRGAVPGATNGVVVVRKSKKS, encoded by the coding sequence ATGACAAACGGACTGATCGGAAAGAAGCTCGGCATGACCCAAGTGTTCGATGAGAGTCGTTTGACGCCGGTGACGGTGATCGCGGCGGGTCCCTGCCGAGTCGTGACGGTGAGGACGAAAGAACGAGATCGATATGAAGCGGTTCAGCTTTCCTTCGGTGAAGTCAAAGAGGGTAGGCTGTCGAAGCCGGAATTCGGGCATCTGAAGAAAAATCAAGCACCAGCCAGTCGTGTGTTACGTGAGTTTCAAAAGGACGGCGAGCCGACGGTCGGACAGGTGGTGACGGTCGGTATGTTCAAGAAGGGCGACTGGGTCGACGTGATCGGGATATCAAAAGGGAAGGGATATCAGGGTGTCGTGAAGCGGCATCACTATGCCGGCGGTCCTGAATCGCATGGGTCCATGTTTCATCGGGCTCCCGGTTCTATCGGAGCAAGTTCGTTTCCTTCTCGCGTGTGGAAGGGAAAGACCCTGCCGGGTCATATGGGGTCTGAGCGGGTCACGGTTCAGAGGCTGAAAGTCATCGAGTCGCGATCCGAGGAAAATCTCCTCTTTGTCCGCGGGGCCGTTCCGGGGGCCACGAACGGCGTCGTTGTCGTGCGAAAGTCGAAGAAGAGTTAG
- the rpsJ gene encoding 30S ribosomal protein S10: MKVDQRIRIRLRGFDYRVLDQSVTEIVDTVRRSGAKVVGPIPLPTRIEKITVQRSTHADKKSREQFEMRTHKRLLDIMEPTPETMDSLMKLNLAAGVDVEIKL, encoded by the coding sequence GTGAAAGTCGATCAGCGGATCAGAATCAGATTGAGGGGCTTTGACTATCGAGTGCTGGATCAATCGGTCACGGAAATTGTGGATACTGTTCGGCGCAGCGGAGCCAAGGTAGTGGGTCCGATTCCGCTCCCCACCAGGATTGAAAAAATTACCGTGCAACGGTCGACGCATGCCGATAAGAAATCTCGCGAGCAATTTGAGATGCGTACACACAAACGGTTGCTCGACATTATGGAGCCCACGCCTGAGACCATGGATTCTTTGATGAAGCTGAATCTGGCGGCGGGAGTGGATGTCGAAATAAAGCTATGA
- the rpsG gene encoding 30S ribosomal protein S7: MPRSRFLGQREVLPDVRYRDKLVGKFINTLMSNGKKSTTERICYGAFDFIQEKTGGDPLKVFKAAVDNVKPIVEVKSRRVGGASYQVPVEIRPARRVSLALRWLSQFARTRGGKSMREKLAAELLDASNNTGAAVKKREDVHRMAEANKAFAHYRW; the protein is encoded by the coding sequence ATGCCACGCAGTAGGTTTTTAGGGCAACGAGAAGTGCTTCCCGATGTTCGGTACCGCGATAAGCTGGTCGGGAAGTTTATTAATACTCTGATGAGTAACGGGAAAAAGAGTACGACGGAACGGATATGCTATGGAGCATTTGATTTTATTCAGGAGAAGACCGGCGGCGACCCGCTGAAAGTGTTTAAGGCAGCTGTGGATAATGTGAAGCCGATTGTTGAGGTCAAGTCTCGTCGGGTGGGAGGTGCTTCCTATCAGGTTCCGGTTGAGATCAGGCCGGCACGCCGAGTCTCGTTGGCGCTTCGCTGGTTATCGCAGTTTGCCCGCACGCGCGGTGGGAAAAGTATGCGTGAAAAGCTCGCAGCCGAGTTGTTGGATGCATCGAACAATACGGGGGCTGCGGTCAAGAAGCGGGAAGACGTACATCGGATGGCGGAGGCCAATAAAGCGTTCGCTCATTATCGTTGGTAG
- the rplV gene encoding 50S ribosomal protein L22, with amino-acid sequence MTEARAILRFVRVAPRKAKPVIDMIRGREVPMALAILKHTPRHAARVVEKIVRSAVANAELKEMGDSESMVISKAFVDCGPTYKRVRARSMGRANAIQKRTSHITVVVGTPEIQDKRK; translated from the coding sequence ATGACTGAAGCACGTGCCATTCTGAGATTTGTTCGTGTTGCGCCGCGCAAAGCCAAGCCGGTGATCGATATGATTCGCGGAAGGGAGGTGCCGATGGCTTTGGCTATTCTGAAGCACACCCCTCGCCATGCGGCGCGGGTAGTTGAAAAAATCGTTCGTTCCGCTGTGGCAAATGCTGAGCTGAAGGAGATGGGCGATAGTGAATCCATGGTCATTTCCAAGGCGTTCGTTGATTGCGGTCCGACCTATAAACGTGTGCGTGCGAGGTCGATGGGACGAGCTAATGCAATTCAAAAACGCACGAGTCACATTACGGTCGTCGTGGGGACACCTGAAATTCAGGACAAGCGGAAGTAG
- the fusA gene encoding elongation factor G: MARQTSLERTRNIGIMAHIDAGKTTTTERILYYTGMTHKMGEVHEGAATMDWMEQERERGITITAAATTCFWRDHRINIIDTPGHVDFTIEVERSLRVLDGAVAAFDSVQGVEPQSETVWRQADKYHVPRIAFMNKMDRIGADFYGSVQSIIDRLGAKPVPIQIPIGREAEFRGSIDLVRMKGYFYDDETLGAKYKVDEIPGDLLAQAKEYREKMLDAVAEFDDQVMEKYLNGHPLTEEEVMRAIRAGTISMKVIPVLCGSAFKNKGVQQLLDGVVDYLPSPLDIPPVLGVDPHSNKEVARKVDDSEPFAALAFKIMSDPFAGQLTYFRVYSGTLKTGTPVLNVTKGTKDRIGRILKMHANKREEIDEVHAGDIVAAVGLKGATTGDTLADEKQPVLLEVMKFPEPVIAMAIEPKTKQDQEKMGFALQKLAQEDPSFRVRTDEETAQTIIAGMGELHLEIIVDRMLREFKVEANVGKPEVAFRETIRRKAEAESKYIKQTGGRGQYGHVVLTVEPSEAGKGLEFVNKVVGGAIPKEYIPAIEKGVRERMETGVVAGYPLRDVKVTVIDGSYHDVDSNEMAFKIAASMGFADACKKADPVLLEPIMKVEVLVPQEFMGDVIGNLNGRRGKVQGMKVRAGAQAIDATVPLMEMFGYATDLRSRTQGRATYSMEFDRYDQVPKNIAEAIIKK, encoded by the coding sequence GTGGCTCGTCAGACATCATTAGAGCGCACAAGAAACATCGGGATCATGGCTCACATTGATGCAGGCAAAACTACGACCACCGAGCGGATTCTCTACTATACGGGCATGACTCATAAGATGGGTGAGGTCCATGAAGGTGCGGCCACGATGGATTGGATGGAGCAGGAGCGAGAGCGAGGCATCACCATTACGGCTGCCGCGACGACCTGCTTTTGGCGCGATCACCGCATCAATATTATCGATACGCCGGGCCATGTGGACTTTACGATCGAGGTGGAACGCTCGCTGAGGGTACTCGATGGAGCGGTGGCGGCATTCGATTCCGTGCAGGGGGTTGAGCCTCAGTCTGAGACGGTTTGGCGTCAGGCGGATAAATACCACGTCCCCCGTATTGCCTTCATGAATAAGATGGACCGGATCGGGGCTGATTTTTATGGTAGCGTTCAATCCATTATCGATCGGCTCGGGGCAAAGCCGGTTCCCATTCAGATTCCCATCGGACGTGAAGCTGAATTTCGAGGATCCATCGATCTGGTTAGGATGAAGGGGTACTTTTACGATGATGAGACCCTGGGTGCGAAGTACAAGGTCGATGAAATTCCCGGCGATCTCCTTGCTCAAGCAAAAGAGTACCGCGAGAAGATGCTCGACGCAGTCGCAGAATTTGATGACCAGGTGATGGAAAAGTATTTGAATGGTCATCCGTTGACGGAAGAGGAAGTGATGCGCGCGATCAGGGCTGGGACTATTTCGATGAAAGTTATCCCCGTGCTTTGCGGGTCAGCCTTCAAAAACAAAGGTGTGCAGCAGCTATTGGATGGTGTCGTCGACTACCTGCCGTCCCCACTCGATATTCCTCCCGTGCTGGGGGTGGATCCACACAGTAACAAGGAAGTGGCAAGGAAGGTGGACGATAGTGAGCCGTTTGCGGCGCTCGCATTTAAGATCATGTCTGACCCATTTGCCGGTCAATTGACCTATTTCCGTGTCTATTCCGGGACCTTGAAAACCGGTACACCGGTCTTGAATGTGACGAAAGGAACAAAGGATCGGATTGGGCGTATCTTGAAAATGCACGCTAACAAGCGAGAAGAAATCGATGAAGTGCACGCAGGGGACATCGTCGCAGCAGTAGGGCTCAAGGGAGCCACGACGGGAGATACCTTGGCGGATGAGAAGCAGCCGGTGTTGCTCGAGGTTATGAAGTTTCCTGAGCCGGTTATTGCGATGGCGATTGAGCCGAAGACTAAGCAGGACCAGGAGAAGATGGGTTTTGCGCTTCAGAAGTTAGCGCAGGAAGACCCTTCATTCCGTGTGCGAACGGACGAAGAAACAGCGCAGACGATCATTGCCGGGATGGGGGAGCTTCATCTCGAAATTATCGTTGATCGGATGTTACGCGAATTCAAAGTTGAAGCGAATGTCGGGAAGCCTGAAGTGGCGTTCAGGGAAACGATCCGACGGAAGGCTGAGGCTGAGTCGAAATATATCAAGCAGACAGGGGGTCGTGGGCAATATGGTCACGTCGTCTTGACGGTCGAACCGTCTGAGGCCGGGAAAGGATTGGAGTTTGTCAACAAGGTCGTAGGCGGGGCAATTCCAAAGGAATATATTCCTGCCATTGAAAAAGGTGTCCGGGAGCGGATGGAAACAGGAGTGGTTGCCGGCTATCCGTTGCGAGATGTAAAAGTGACCGTGATTGACGGGTCCTATCATGACGTCGATTCGAATGAGATGGCGTTTAAGATCGCGGCCTCGATGGGCTTTGCGGATGCTTGCAAAAAAGCCGATCCTGTCTTGCTTGAGCCGATTATGAAGGTCGAAGTTCTGGTTCCTCAGGAATTTATGGGAGATGTCATCGGTAATTTGAATGGGCGAAGGGGGAAGGTGCAGGGGATGAAGGTTCGCGCCGGCGCTCAGGCAATCGACGCCACCGTGCCTCTGATGGAGATGTTTGGCTATGCCACCGACCTTCGATCTCGGACGCAGGGCCGCGCAACCTACAGTATGGAATTCGATCGATACGATCAGGTGCCGAAGAATATTGCGGAAGCCATCATCAAGAAATAG
- the rplB gene encoding 50S ribosomal protein L2, translated as MGLKSYRPTSPGRRGMTVVVTEELTDKRPEKSLTAFHLRSGGRNNDGRMTVRFRGGGHKRLYRTIDFLRDKVGVPARVEAIEYDPNRSARIALLKYRDGEKRYILAPVGLRVNDGIEAGPQAEIRPGNALPLANMPLGTTIHNLELKAGKGGQLIRSAGGFAQVMGRDGDYVQVRLKSGEMRRILGICMATVGQVGNVDHENVSVGKAGRTRWKGKRPHVRGVVMNPVDHPHGGGEGKSGQGNPHPVSPWGLPTKGYKTRQNKRTEKFIIARRKSGVRNA; from the coding sequence ATGGGGCTGAAATCGTATCGTCCAACATCTCCAGGTCGCCGGGGTATGACGGTTGTGGTGACCGAGGAGTTGACCGACAAGAGGCCGGAAAAATCCTTGACTGCTTTTCATCTTCGAAGTGGAGGGCGGAACAACGACGGTCGGATGACCGTGCGGTTTCGTGGGGGGGGACACAAGCGGCTCTATCGAACGATCGATTTCTTGCGCGATAAAGTCGGGGTGCCGGCACGAGTGGAAGCGATTGAGTACGATCCGAATCGATCCGCAAGAATCGCCCTCTTGAAGTATCGAGACGGGGAGAAGCGGTATATCCTGGCTCCCGTCGGCCTACGCGTGAACGATGGAATAGAAGCCGGTCCACAGGCGGAGATCCGACCTGGGAATGCATTGCCGTTGGCCAACATGCCTCTTGGTACGACCATCCACAATCTTGAATTGAAGGCTGGAAAGGGAGGCCAGTTGATTCGAAGTGCCGGCGGATTTGCGCAAGTCATGGGGCGGGATGGCGATTATGTGCAGGTGCGTCTGAAATCAGGGGAAATGCGTAGGATTTTGGGAATCTGTATGGCGACCGTCGGACAAGTCGGAAACGTCGATCACGAGAATGTCAGCGTTGGGAAGGCCGGGCGGACTCGTTGGAAAGGGAAAAGACCACACGTGCGAGGGGTCGTCATGAACCCTGTCGATCATCCTCATGGAGGCGGCGAGGGGAAATCCGGACAAGGAAATCCGCATCCTGTCTCCCCATGGGGTCTTCCGACCAAGGGCTATAAGACCAGACAGAACAAGAGAACGGAAAAGTTTATTATCGCTCGGCGTAAGTCAGGAGTGCGAAATGCCTAG
- the rpsL gene encoding 30S ribosomal protein S12: MPTINQLVRKGRIFVRAKTKSPALKSCPQKRGVCLRVYTTTPKKPNSALRKVARVRLTNGMEVTTYIPGVGHNLQEHSIVLVRGGRVKDLPGVRYHLVRGALDAVGVADRKQSRSKYGAKRPK; encoded by the coding sequence ATGCCGACAATCAATCAGTTGGTTCGGAAGGGACGAATCTTCGTAAGAGCAAAGACGAAGAGTCCTGCTCTCAAGTCCTGTCCTCAGAAGAGGGGCGTGTGTCTTCGCGTATACACGACGACGCCGAAGAAGCCGAATTCGGCGTTGCGGAAAGTTGCGCGTGTACGTCTCACGAACGGTATGGAAGTGACAACGTATATACCCGGTGTGGGACACAATCTTCAGGAGCATTCGATCGTGCTTGTGCGTGGAGGTCGTGTCAAGGACCTGCCTGGTGTTCGGTACCATTTGGTCCGCGGTGCGTTGGATGCGGTGGGTGTGGCGGATCGGAAGCAGAGTCGTTCGAAGTATGGAGCGAAGCGGCCTAAGTAA
- the rpsC gene encoding 30S ribosomal protein S3, with product MGQKTHPIGYRLGYNYTWSSRWYAGKDYAALLHQDVKIRKMVKGRLYHAGVSKVEIERSGDQTRVIIHTARPGIIIGRKGAEVDKLKTDLEKQYGGQVYITVKEIKKPELDAQLVSENVATQLEKRVAFRRAMKRSVQSALRLGAQGIKIMVAGRLGGAEIARTEWYREGRVPLHTLRAEIDYGFAEAHTTMGQIGVKTWIYKGELLPVQPIKAESSLDRRFG from the coding sequence ATGGGTCAAAAAACACATCCGATCGGTTATCGACTGGGCTACAACTATACCTGGAGTTCTCGCTGGTATGCCGGAAAGGATTACGCCGCGCTGCTCCATCAGGACGTCAAGATCAGGAAAATGGTCAAGGGTCGGCTGTATCATGCCGGTGTATCGAAAGTCGAAATCGAACGGTCCGGCGATCAAACCAGAGTGATCATCCATACGGCTCGTCCCGGTATCATCATCGGACGCAAGGGAGCTGAGGTCGATAAGTTGAAGACCGACCTTGAAAAACAGTACGGAGGGCAGGTCTACATCACGGTCAAGGAAATCAAGAAGCCTGAGCTCGATGCACAGCTGGTCAGTGAAAATGTCGCGACTCAGCTGGAGAAGCGCGTCGCCTTTCGGAGAGCTATGAAGCGAAGCGTTCAGTCTGCCCTGAGGCTCGGTGCCCAGGGAATCAAGATCATGGTGGCTGGTCGCCTGGGCGGCGCCGAAATCGCCAGGACGGAGTGGTATCGAGAAGGACGTGTGCCGCTGCATACGCTTCGCGCCGAAATAGATTATGGATTTGCCGAAGCCCATACAACCATGGGACAGATCGGAGTGAAGACCTGGATCTACAAAGGAGAGCTTTTGCCTGTTCAGCCGATCAAGGCCGAATCATCTTTAGATCGACGGTTTGGGTGA
- a CDS encoding 50S ribosomal protein L23, whose translation MSVDSHRVLIRPLLTEKITGLREKTNTVGFAVHPDANRIQIRQAVETLLKVKVDKVNIMNIRGKVKRLGRFSGRRSDWKKALVTLKEGEKLELYESA comes from the coding sequence ATGAGCGTTGATAGCCACAGGGTCTTGATCCGGCCGTTATTGACGGAGAAAATTACGGGCCTTCGTGAAAAAACGAATACGGTTGGTTTCGCGGTTCATCCTGACGCGAATCGCATCCAAATCAGGCAGGCCGTCGAAACATTGTTGAAAGTCAAGGTTGATAAGGTCAACATCATGAATATACGTGGAAAAGTCAAACGACTCGGTCGCTTCTCAGGTAGGCGGTCGGACTGGAAGAAGGCACTGGTGACCCTCAAGGAAGGGGAGAAACTCGAGCTGTACGAAAGCGCCTAG
- the rpsS gene encoding 30S ribosomal protein S19, whose product MPRSVSKGAFVDGHLLKKVEQMNQTKDRRLIKTWSRRSTVVPDMIGHTFAVHNGKKFIPVFVTENMVGHKLGEFAPTRFFKGHGQAKTEKAVALK is encoded by the coding sequence ATGCCTAGATCGGTAAGCAAAGGGGCGTTTGTCGACGGTCATCTCCTCAAAAAAGTCGAGCAAATGAATCAGACGAAGGACCGCAGGTTGATTAAGACATGGTCGCGACGATCGACCGTCGTTCCCGACATGATCGGCCATACGTTTGCGGTTCATAACGGGAAGAAATTCATCCCCGTGTTTGTCACGGAGAACATGGTCGGCCATAAACTGGGTGAGTTTGCGCCGACTCGCTTTTTCAAGGGGCACGGTCAGGCCAAGACCGAAAAGGCCGTTGCTCTGAAGTAG
- the tuf gene encoding elongation factor Tu, which produces MAKAKYERKKPHVNIGTIGHVDHGKTTLTAALTKVCADKGMAKFISYDEVAKASESQGRRDATKIMTIAISHVEYETDQRHYAHVDCPGHADYVKNMITGAAQMDGAILVVSAADGPMPQTREHILLARQVGVPYIVVFLNKADKVDDKELLELVELEVRELLTKYGFPGDKTPIIQGSALKAMEGDGGPLGVPSIVKLLEAVDTYIPTPQRPIDKPFLMPIEDVFTISGRGTVVTGRCERGIVKVGDEIEIVGLRPTQSTVVTGVEMFRKVLDEGQAGDNIGVLLRGTKKEDVERGMVLSKPKTITPHTKFKAEIYVLTKEEGGRHTPFFNGYRPQFYFRTTDVTGVVQLNPGVEMVMPGDNVSVTAELISPIAMDQGLRFAVREGGKTVGSGVVTEILA; this is translated from the coding sequence ATGGCGAAGGCGAAATACGAGCGGAAGAAGCCGCACGTGAACATCGGGACGATCGGGCACGTGGACCACGGGAAGACGACGTTGACGGCGGCGTTGACGAAAGTGTGTGCGGACAAAGGGATGGCGAAATTCATCAGTTATGACGAAGTGGCCAAGGCCTCGGAGAGCCAGGGGCGGCGGGACGCGACCAAGATCATGACCATCGCCATCAGCCATGTGGAGTATGAGACGGATCAGCGGCATTATGCCCACGTCGATTGTCCGGGTCACGCCGACTACGTGAAGAACATGATCACCGGGGCGGCGCAGATGGACGGGGCGATACTGGTGGTGAGTGCGGCGGACGGTCCGATGCCGCAGACCCGCGAGCACATCCTCTTGGCTCGGCAGGTGGGGGTGCCCTACATCGTCGTGTTCTTGAACAAGGCGGATAAAGTCGATGACAAAGAGCTCTTGGAGTTGGTGGAATTGGAAGTGCGGGAGCTGCTTACGAAGTACGGGTTCCCCGGGGACAAGACGCCGATCATCCAGGGCAGTGCGCTCAAGGCGATGGAAGGGGATGGCGGCCCGTTGGGAGTGCCCAGCATCGTGAAGCTGTTGGAGGCGGTGGATACGTACATTCCGACGCCGCAGCGGCCGATTGACAAGCCCTTTCTCATGCCGATCGAAGACGTGTTTACCATCAGCGGGCGCGGCACGGTGGTGACGGGGCGGTGTGAGCGGGGCATCGTGAAGGTGGGCGATGAGATCGAGATCGTGGGGCTGCGGCCCACGCAGAGCACGGTGGTGACGGGGGTCGAGATGTTCCGCAAGGTGCTCGATGAGGGGCAGGCGGGGGACAACATCGGTGTGCTGTTGCGAGGCACCAAGAAAGAAGACGTTGAGCGAGGGATGGTGCTGTCGAAGCCGAAGACGATCACGCCGCATACGAAGTTCAAGGCGGAGATCTATGTGTTGACGAAGGAAGAAGGGGGGCGGCATACGCCGTTTTTCAACGGGTATCGGCCGCAGTTTTACTTTCGGACCACCGATGTCACCGGCGTGGTGCAGCTGAATCCGGGGGTGGAGATGGTGATGCCGGGGGATAACGTGAGTGTGACGGCGGAGTTGATCAGCCCGATCGCGATGGATCAGGGGTTACGGTTTGCCGTGCGCGAGGGCGGCAAGACGGTCGGCTCGGGCGTCGTCACGGAAATTCTGGCGTAA
- the rplD gene encoding 50S ribosomal protein L4: MPTIDLLDLQKKKVGTVDLSPQVFGCEPRVALVHEAVVMQRACERRGTASTLRRGEVSGSGKKPWKQKHTGRARAGSLRSPVWRHGGSVFGPKPRSYAYSMPKKKYRMALQSALSAKVAEGKLFVVSNLSLQQPRTKLLAQAFRQFTEGGHTLVIVGKEQSDILKAAGNLTAVKVLSADQLNVYDVVRAEVIMLAERELGPVSEVWS; the protein is encoded by the coding sequence ATGCCTACTATTGATCTGCTTGATTTACAAAAAAAGAAGGTGGGAACAGTCGATCTATCCCCGCAAGTATTCGGCTGCGAGCCTCGTGTTGCATTAGTGCATGAAGCGGTCGTTATGCAACGAGCCTGTGAGCGCAGGGGGACCGCCTCAACGTTGCGACGCGGCGAGGTGAGTGGCTCCGGTAAGAAGCCATGGAAGCAAAAGCACACGGGACGTGCAAGGGCTGGGTCTCTTCGCTCTCCCGTCTGGCGCCATGGAGGGAGTGTTTTTGGACCGAAGCCTCGAAGCTATGCCTATTCCATGCCGAAGAAGAAATATCGCATGGCGCTGCAGAGTGCCTTATCGGCTAAAGTAGCGGAGGGCAAACTGTTTGTCGTGTCGAATCTTTCCCTCCAGCAACCTCGGACGAAATTATTGGCGCAAGCGTTTAGGCAATTCACCGAGGGTGGCCACACCTTGGTGATCGTCGGGAAAGAACAGTCGGATATCTTGAAGGCTGCGGGCAATTTGACTGCCGTGAAAGTGCTCAGTGCAGATCAGTTGAACGTGTACGATGTTGTTCGCGCTGAAGTGATCATGCTCGCCGAGCGAGAGCTTGGTCCTGTGAGCGAGGTGTGGTCATGA